A portion of the Limisphaera ngatamarikiensis genome contains these proteins:
- the nagB gene encoding glucosamine-6-phosphate deaminase, giving the protein MEVIVLSTAEEAVRLVARVVARSVRARPDLVLGLATGRTMEGVYRELVRLHREEGLDFSRCRTFNLDEYVGVSSDDPRSFRHWMQEHFFRHVNLQPANVHLPDGMAADLEAECLRYEEQIRAAGGVDLQLLGIGRAGHIGFNEPLSSLQSRTRVKMLTPVTIRQNAAACGGEDRVPRRAVTMGVGTILEARWCVLVALGLEKAEVVARAVEGPITSMVPASALQLHPRCTVVLDEAAASLLSLRDYCRWLFENEPDWAWYRQGPAGWGVSGRGGPGTGLQEGSDLGRVQSE; this is encoded by the coding sequence GTGGAAGTGATTGTGCTGTCCACGGCGGAGGAAGCCGTGCGGTTGGTGGCGCGGGTGGTGGCCCGGTCGGTGCGGGCCCGACCGGACCTGGTGTTGGGTCTGGCCACGGGACGGACGATGGAGGGGGTGTACCGGGAACTGGTCCGTTTGCATCGCGAGGAGGGACTGGATTTTTCCCGGTGTCGGACGTTCAACCTGGACGAGTATGTCGGGGTTTCATCGGACGATCCCCGGTCGTTCCGGCATTGGATGCAGGAGCACTTTTTCCGGCATGTGAATCTTCAACCGGCGAATGTGCATCTGCCGGATGGCATGGCGGCGGATCTGGAGGCGGAATGCCTCCGGTACGAGGAGCAGATTCGCGCTGCGGGTGGCGTTGACCTGCAGCTTTTGGGGATTGGCCGAGCGGGGCACATCGGGTTCAATGAACCGTTGTCCTCGTTGCAGTCGCGCACGCGGGTGAAGATGTTGACTCCGGTGACGATTCGGCAGAACGCGGCCGCGTGTGGTGGGGAGGATCGGGTGCCGCGCCGGGCCGTGACGATGGGCGTGGGTACCATTCTGGAGGCGCGCTGGTGTGTGTTGGTGGCGTTGGGATTGGAGAAGGCGGAGGTGGTGGCCCGGGCCGTGGAAGGGCCGATTACGTCCATGGTGCCTGCGTCGGCCCTGCAATTGCATCCGCGTTGCACGGTGGTCCTGGATGAAGCGGCGGCGTCCTTGTTGAGCCTGAGGGACTACTGCCGCTGGTTGTTTGAGAACGAGCCGGATTGGGCGTGGTACCGGCAAGGGCCGGCCGGTTGGGGTGTGTCAGGGCGGGGCGGACCCGGGACCGGCCTGCAGGAAGGATCGGACCTCGGGCGAGTTCAGTCCGAGTGA
- a CDS encoding dihydroorotate dehydrogenase-like protein, translating to MDLKTTYLGLTLEHPLVPSAGPLTEKLDDLKRLEDAGAAAVVLHSLFEEQLRIESAELDYHLSHGVESYPEALTYFPEPSEFRLGPEDYLELIAGAKKALRIPVIASLNGSTLGGWTDYARKMQEAGADALELNIYNIPTDPDQSSAEIEDTYVEIVRAVRSAVTIPVAVKLSPFFTNFAHVAKRLVAAGANGLVLFNRFYQPDIDLETLEIRPNVLLSTPMAMRLPLRWIAILYGRLNASLAATSGVHRATDAIKLLMAGADVTMMCSALLRHGPQHLGTVKRDMIAWLEEHEYESVAQLKGSMSQKNCPDPSAFERAQYMRALTTYPVPPARGS from the coding sequence ATGGACCTGAAAACCACCTACCTGGGGCTGACGCTGGAGCATCCGTTGGTGCCCTCGGCGGGGCCGTTGACGGAGAAGCTGGACGATCTGAAGCGGCTGGAGGACGCGGGCGCGGCCGCGGTGGTGTTGCACTCGCTGTTTGAGGAGCAGCTGCGGATCGAAAGTGCGGAGCTCGATTACCATCTTTCCCACGGGGTGGAGAGTTATCCGGAGGCGTTGACCTATTTCCCCGAGCCGTCGGAGTTCCGGCTGGGTCCGGAGGATTATCTGGAACTGATCGCGGGTGCGAAGAAGGCGTTGCGGATTCCGGTGATCGCCAGCCTCAACGGTTCCACCCTCGGAGGGTGGACGGACTACGCCCGCAAGATGCAGGAGGCGGGCGCCGACGCGCTGGAGCTCAACATCTACAACATCCCGACCGATCCGGATCAGAGCTCCGCCGAGATCGAGGATACGTACGTGGAGATTGTGCGGGCGGTGCGGAGTGCGGTGACGATTCCCGTGGCGGTGAAGCTCAGCCCGTTTTTCACGAATTTTGCGCATGTGGCCAAGCGGTTGGTGGCTGCGGGGGCCAACGGTCTGGTGCTGTTCAACCGTTTCTATCAGCCGGACATTGACCTGGAGACGCTGGAGATCCGGCCCAATGTGCTGCTGAGCACGCCGATGGCGATGCGACTGCCGCTGCGGTGGATTGCAATTTTGTACGGGCGGTTGAATGCGAGTCTGGCGGCGACCAGTGGAGTGCACCGGGCAACCGACGCGATCAAGTTGCTGATGGCGGGGGCGGACGTGACGATGATGTGCTCGGCGCTGTTGCGGCACGGGCCGCAGCACCTGGGCACGGTGAAACGCGACATGATCGCGTGGCTCGAGGAGCACGAGTACGAGTCGGTGGCCCAGCTGAAGGGCAGCATGAGCCAGAAAAACTGTCCGGATCCCAGCGCATTTGAGCGGGCGCAGTACATGCGGGCCCTCACCACGTATCCGGTGCCGCCGGCCCGGGGTTCCTGA
- the nifJ gene encoding pyruvate:ferredoxin (flavodoxin) oxidoreductase: protein MSSKRFVTVDGNEAVAHVAYRLNEVMCIYPITPSSPMAEWCDQWAAEGKRNLWGTIPTVVEMQSEAGAAGALHGALQTGALATSFTASQGLLLKIPNMYKIAGELLPAVIHVSARTVATHALSIFGDHSDIMAARATGFAMLGAASVQEAMDFALVAQAATFRARVPFVHFFDGFRTSHEVQKIEMIPDEVMLSLMDMEAVEAHRNRALSPDHPVLRGTAQNPDAFFQAREAANPFYLACPDIVQKVMDELAARVGRQYHLFDYVGAPDAERVIVLMGSGCETAHETVEYLVEQGEKVGVVKVRLFRPFDVRRFVAALPPTVRAIAVLDRTKEPGSAGEPLYQDCVSALLEAQQNGWARFERMPRVVGGRYGLSSKEFTPAMVKAVFDNLAAEVPKKHFTVGIHDDVTHTSLEYDPNFSTESDDVVRALFYGLGSDGTVGANKNSIKIIGEETDNYAQGYFVYDSKKSGSMTVSHLRFGPRPIRSTYLISRANFVACHQPVFLERYDVTEPLVEGGTFLLNTPYGPDEVWDHLPRVVQEGLIKKKARFFVIDATSVARASGMGGRINTIMQVCFFALAGVLPREEAIEKIKEAIRKTYGRKGEEVVQKNIQAVENTLANLHEVKVPDRVTSTRELRGGVTEDAPEFVRNVLGKLALNRGDELPVSAFPADGTFPTGTARYEKRNIALEIPVWDEKVCIQCAKCVAICPHATIRMKVYEPKYLEGAPPTFKSTDARNPDWKGLKFTLQVAPEDCTGCALCVEVCPARNKQEPKLKAINMRPQAPLRDQERENWEFFLRLPEVDRRRVKLTQLRSQQVLPPLFEFSGACAGCGETPYIKMLTQLFGDRLLIANATGCSSIYGGNLPTTPYTVDAHGRGPAWCNSLFEDNAEFGFGFRVSLDKQREFACELVKKLAPVLGDDLVTALIEGSKARDEAGIYEQRERVAVLKEKLRGNGSPEARLLLPIADALVHKSVWIVGGDGWAYDIGYGGLDHVLANQRDVNVLVLDTEVYSNTGGQMSKATPRGAVAKFAAAGKTTPKKDLGLICMTYGHIYVASVAMGARDEHTLRAFLEAESYPGPSIIIAYSHCIAHGIPLDMGAGARQQKLLVDSGQWLLYRYDPRRAAAGENPLQLDSPAARAKLEEYLLSENRFKMLLKSRPEEARKLFEQAQHDVEARWKFFAYLASRRNNGNGQQPEAAAVTATTA from the coding sequence ATGAGCTCGAAGAGGTTTGTCACCGTGGACGGCAATGAGGCGGTGGCCCATGTGGCGTACCGTCTGAATGAGGTGATGTGCATTTATCCGATCACACCTTCTTCGCCGATGGCGGAATGGTGTGATCAGTGGGCGGCCGAGGGTAAGAGGAATTTGTGGGGCACAATTCCCACGGTGGTGGAGATGCAGAGTGAGGCGGGGGCGGCCGGTGCACTGCACGGGGCGCTGCAGACCGGTGCGCTGGCCACCTCGTTTACGGCGTCACAGGGGCTGCTGTTGAAAATCCCCAACATGTACAAGATTGCGGGCGAACTGTTGCCCGCGGTGATTCATGTCAGTGCGCGCACCGTGGCCACGCATGCGCTGTCCATCTTTGGGGATCACAGCGACATCATGGCGGCGCGGGCGACCGGTTTTGCAATGTTGGGGGCCGCCTCGGTGCAGGAGGCGATGGACTTTGCGCTGGTGGCGCAGGCGGCCACGTTCCGCGCCCGGGTGCCGTTTGTGCATTTCTTCGACGGATTCCGCACCTCGCATGAGGTTCAGAAGATCGAGATGATCCCGGATGAGGTGATGCTGTCCTTGATGGACATGGAGGCCGTGGAAGCGCATCGGAACCGTGCGCTTTCGCCGGATCATCCGGTGTTGCGCGGTACGGCCCAGAATCCGGACGCCTTTTTCCAGGCGCGGGAGGCGGCCAATCCGTTCTATCTGGCGTGTCCGGATATTGTGCAGAAGGTGATGGACGAGCTGGCGGCGCGGGTGGGACGGCAGTATCACCTGTTCGATTATGTGGGGGCGCCGGATGCGGAGCGGGTGATTGTGCTGATGGGGTCCGGCTGCGAGACGGCCCATGAGACGGTGGAGTATTTGGTGGAGCAGGGCGAGAAGGTGGGGGTGGTGAAGGTGCGATTGTTCCGGCCGTTTGACGTGCGCCGGTTTGTTGCGGCGTTGCCTCCGACGGTTCGGGCCATTGCGGTGCTGGATCGAACGAAGGAGCCCGGGTCGGCCGGGGAACCGTTGTATCAGGACTGTGTGTCGGCGTTGCTGGAGGCCCAGCAGAACGGCTGGGCCCGTTTTGAACGGATGCCGCGGGTGGTGGGCGGTCGGTACGGTTTGTCGTCGAAGGAGTTCACCCCGGCGATGGTGAAGGCGGTGTTTGACAATCTGGCCGCCGAGGTGCCGAAGAAGCACTTCACGGTGGGCATCCACGATGACGTCACGCATACCAGTCTGGAATACGATCCGAACTTCTCGACCGAGAGCGACGATGTGGTCCGGGCGTTGTTTTACGGGCTGGGCTCGGACGGCACGGTGGGTGCGAACAAGAACTCGATCAAGATCATTGGCGAGGAGACGGACAATTACGCCCAGGGTTATTTCGTGTACGACTCGAAGAAGTCGGGTTCGATGACGGTGTCGCATTTGCGGTTCGGGCCGCGGCCGATCCGGTCGACCTACCTGATCAGCCGGGCGAATTTTGTGGCCTGTCATCAGCCGGTGTTTTTGGAGCGGTACGATGTGACGGAGCCGCTGGTGGAGGGCGGGACGTTCCTGTTGAACACGCCGTATGGTCCGGACGAGGTTTGGGATCACCTGCCGCGGGTGGTGCAGGAGGGGCTGATCAAGAAGAAGGCGCGGTTCTTTGTGATCGACGCCACCAGTGTGGCGCGGGCCAGCGGGATGGGCGGCCGCATCAACACGATCATGCAGGTGTGTTTCTTCGCCCTGGCAGGGGTGCTGCCGCGGGAGGAGGCCATTGAGAAGATCAAGGAGGCCATTCGGAAGACCTACGGTCGCAAGGGCGAGGAAGTGGTGCAGAAGAACATCCAGGCGGTGGAGAACACGCTGGCCAATCTGCACGAGGTAAAGGTGCCCGACCGCGTGACCAGCACGCGCGAGCTGCGGGGCGGCGTGACGGAGGACGCTCCCGAGTTTGTGCGGAACGTGCTGGGCAAGCTGGCGCTCAACCGGGGCGACGAACTGCCGGTGAGCGCGTTCCCGGCGGACGGCACGTTCCCCACCGGGACGGCCCGGTACGAGAAACGGAACATTGCGCTGGAGATTCCGGTTTGGGACGAGAAGGTGTGCATCCAGTGCGCCAAGTGCGTGGCGATCTGTCCGCATGCCACCATCCGGATGAAGGTGTACGAGCCGAAGTACCTTGAGGGCGCACCACCCACGTTCAAGAGCACGGATGCGCGGAATCCGGATTGGAAGGGGTTGAAGTTCACCCTGCAGGTGGCGCCGGAGGATTGCACCGGTTGCGCCCTTTGCGTGGAAGTCTGCCCGGCCCGCAACAAGCAGGAGCCCAAGCTCAAGGCCATCAACATGCGGCCGCAGGCGCCCCTGCGCGATCAGGAGCGGGAGAACTGGGAGTTCTTCCTGCGGCTGCCGGAGGTGGATCGGCGCAGGGTGAAGCTGACCCAGTTGCGGAGCCAGCAGGTGTTGCCGCCGTTGTTTGAGTTCAGCGGTGCGTGCGCCGGTTGCGGCGAGACGCCCTACATCAAGATGCTCACCCAGTTGTTTGGCGACCGGCTGTTGATCGCCAATGCCACGGGTTGCTCGTCCATTTACGGGGGCAATCTGCCGACCACACCCTACACCGTGGACGCGCACGGGCGCGGGCCGGCCTGGTGCAACTCGTTGTTCGAGGACAATGCCGAGTTCGGGTTTGGCTTTCGTGTCAGCCTGGACAAGCAGCGCGAGTTTGCCTGTGAGCTGGTGAAGAAGCTGGCGCCGGTGCTGGGGGACGACCTGGTCACGGCTCTGATTGAGGGCAGCAAGGCACGCGACGAGGCGGGGATTTACGAGCAACGGGAGCGGGTGGCGGTCCTGAAGGAGAAGCTCCGGGGCAACGGCTCGCCGGAGGCGCGGTTGCTGCTGCCGATTGCCGACGCGCTGGTGCACAAGAGCGTGTGGATTGTGGGCGGGGACGGCTGGGCCTACGACATCGGTTATGGCGGGCTGGACCATGTGCTGGCCAACCAGCGGGACGTGAACGTGCTGGTGCTGGACACCGAGGTGTACTCGAACACCGGCGGTCAAATGTCCAAGGCCACCCCGCGCGGTGCCGTGGCCAAATTTGCCGCCGCGGGCAAGACCACGCCGAAGAAGGACCTGGGGCTGATCTGCATGACCTACGGGCACATTTACGTGGCCAGTGTGGCCATGGGCGCGCGCGATGAGCATACGTTGCGGGCGTTCCTCGAGGCGGAGTCGTATCCCGGGCCCTCGATCATCATCGCCTACAGTCACTGCATCGCCCACGGGATCCCGCTCGACATGGGCGCGGGTGCGCGGCAGCAGAAACTGCTGGTGGATTCGGGGCAGTGGCTGCTGTACCGGTATGATCCGCGCCGGGCGGCCGCCGGCGAGAACCCGCTGCAACTGGATTCGCCGGCTGCGCGGGCGAAGCTGGAGGAGTATCTGCTGAGCGAAAACCGGTTCAAGATGCTGTTGAAGAGCCGGCCGGAGGAGGCCCGGAAACTCTTCGAGCAGGCCCAGCACGACGTGGAAGCCCGGTGGAAATTCTTCGCCTATCTGGCCTCCCGCCGGAACAACGGCAACGGGCAACAGCCCGAGGCGGCCGCGGTGACGGCGACCACCGCATAA
- the rfbF gene encoding glucose-1-phosphate cytidylyltransferase — protein MKVVIFCGGMGTRLREETEFRPKPMVPIGDRPILWHIMKLYAHYGHKEFILCLGYKGEIIKEYFRNYQWFTSDVTLRLGPRPRIKYHNQHPEEDWVVTLVDTGLHTQTGGRLKRALRFIDDDTFLCTYGDGLTDSDINASIAFHRRQKKIVTITAVRPTGRFGDLEIEGDRVVAFNEKPEKQTNYINGGFFVMDRRIEQYLTDDNCVLEREPLERLAAEGQIAAWRHDGFWQCMDTYREQQLLTQLWNSGQAPWKVWAR, from the coding sequence ATGAAAGTCGTGATCTTTTGCGGCGGAATGGGCACACGACTCCGGGAGGAAACCGAGTTCCGGCCCAAGCCCATGGTGCCAATCGGCGACCGGCCGATCCTCTGGCACATCATGAAACTCTACGCCCATTACGGGCACAAGGAGTTCATCCTCTGCCTCGGCTACAAGGGCGAGATCATCAAGGAATACTTCCGCAACTACCAGTGGTTCACCAGCGACGTCACCCTGCGCCTCGGCCCGCGACCCCGCATCAAATACCACAACCAACACCCCGAGGAGGACTGGGTCGTCACCCTCGTGGACACCGGCCTCCACACCCAGACCGGCGGCCGGCTCAAACGCGCCCTCCGGTTCATCGACGACGACACCTTCCTCTGCACCTACGGCGACGGCCTGACCGACAGCGACATCAACGCCTCCATCGCCTTCCACCGGCGCCAGAAAAAAATCGTCACCATCACCGCCGTCCGACCCACCGGCCGGTTCGGTGACCTGGAAATCGAAGGCGACCGCGTCGTGGCCTTCAACGAAAAACCCGAAAAGCAGACCAACTACATCAACGGCGGTTTCTTCGTCATGGACCGCCGCATCGAACAATACCTCACCGACGACAACTGCGTCCTAGAACGCGAACCCCTGGAACGCCTGGCCGCCGAAGGCCAAATCGCCGCCTGGCGTCACGACGGCTTCTGGCAGTGCATGGACACCTACCGCGAACAACAGCTCCTGACCCAGCTGTGGAACTCGGGTCAGGCCCCATGGAAGGTCTGGGCCCGGTGA
- a CDS encoding tetratricopeptide repeat protein, which translates to MAVAWPAVVAALLWCLLPDSPAPSPGLTAGAPDAPATLTPADRAAFSRYAGSHACAHCHRTAYNDWFYSHHARAERELHPVRDTDPFRPPHHVTLTSESITLSTTNGTPQITVTSTHGPTLIHQTCRAIGVAPLVQYLVPQPGGRFQITPVAHDPARHEWFHVFGTDERLPGEWGHWTGRGMNWNSMCAACHNTALRKNYQPDTDRYATTLLERGVGCEACHGPLRDHVLWQRQNPGRKPDPTLARLTPRQHLETCASCHSRRTELTGTFQPGHAFDDHFLLAMVDDTDTFYPDGQVRDENFEWAAFLGSRMHDAQIRCTDCHNPHTGRVRHRGNLLCLQCHAAGRHPGAPAINPLTHSHHPAGTTGDQCIACHMPVTVYMQRHPRHDHGFTLPDPWLTLHFGIPNACNRCHTNQTAEWSLQHVRAWYREDRFTRTRTRTAAIVAARACQPNAWQDILHTLQGQTNAYWRAVLVRFLGPYAEHPPVSSTLAQTCLDPSPLVRLATVQALQQAMERQATDPTPLLRRALADPVRNVRIAAAWALRASLDPSHPAHRELQDHLRYHADQPWGQFQIGLYHRDRGRLDQARFALERAVAWDPSSIPPRVALATVASALDDPHTAVEQLETASRLAPTNADVLFLLALALHETGNLPRARESLEQTVQLDPKHAGAWYNLGLARAALGDLQPALDALGTAETLEPDNPRIPFARATVLARLQRWEETRAAAARAWSLGLNSPEVRSFLQAGPGSAPP; encoded by the coding sequence ATGGCGGTGGCCTGGCCCGCCGTTGTCGCTGCCCTGCTCTGGTGCCTCCTCCCGGACAGTCCGGCCCCGTCCCCGGGCCTCACCGCAGGTGCACCCGATGCACCCGCCACCCTCACTCCGGCCGACCGCGCCGCTTTCAGCCGCTACGCCGGCTCCCACGCCTGCGCCCATTGCCACCGCACCGCCTACAACGATTGGTTCTACTCCCACCACGCCCGTGCCGAACGTGAACTGCACCCGGTCCGCGATACCGACCCCTTCCGCCCCCCTCATCACGTGACCCTCACCAGCGAATCCATCACACTCTCCACCACCAACGGCACCCCCCAAATCACCGTCACCAGCACCCACGGTCCCACCCTCATCCACCAAACCTGCCGCGCCATCGGCGTAGCCCCCCTGGTCCAATACCTCGTCCCACAACCCGGCGGCCGCTTCCAAATCACACCGGTCGCCCACGACCCCGCCCGACACGAATGGTTCCACGTCTTCGGCACCGACGAACGGCTCCCCGGCGAATGGGGTCACTGGACCGGCCGCGGCATGAATTGGAACTCCATGTGCGCCGCATGCCACAACACCGCCCTCCGAAAAAACTATCAACCCGACACCGACCGCTACGCCACCACCCTCCTCGAACGCGGCGTCGGATGCGAAGCCTGCCACGGTCCCCTGCGCGACCACGTCCTGTGGCAACGCCAAAATCCGGGCCGTAAGCCCGATCCCACCCTCGCGCGCCTCACCCCGCGCCAGCACCTGGAAACCTGCGCCTCCTGCCACAGCCGCCGAACCGAACTGACCGGCACCTTCCAGCCCGGCCACGCCTTCGATGACCATTTCCTCCTCGCCATGGTGGACGACACCGACACCTTTTACCCCGACGGCCAGGTGCGCGACGAAAACTTCGAATGGGCAGCCTTTCTCGGCAGCCGCATGCACGACGCCCAAATCCGCTGCACCGACTGCCACAACCCCCATACCGGCCGTGTCCGCCACCGGGGAAACCTCCTCTGCCTCCAATGCCACGCCGCCGGTCGCCATCCCGGGGCCCCCGCCATCAACCCCCTCACACACTCCCATCACCCAGCAGGCACCACCGGCGACCAATGCATCGCCTGTCATATGCCCGTCACCGTCTACATGCAGCGGCACCCGCGTCACGACCATGGATTCACCCTGCCCGATCCGTGGCTGACCCTCCACTTCGGCATCCCCAACGCCTGTAACCGTTGCCACACCAACCAGACCGCGGAATGGTCCCTCCAACACGTCCGCGCCTGGTACCGCGAAGATCGCTTCACCCGCACCCGCACACGCACTGCGGCCATCGTGGCCGCCCGGGCCTGCCAACCCAACGCGTGGCAGGACATCCTCCACACCCTGCAGGGCCAAACCAACGCCTATTGGCGGGCCGTCCTCGTCAGGTTCCTCGGTCCCTACGCCGAACATCCCCCGGTGTCATCCACCCTCGCCCAAACCTGCCTGGATCCATCGCCCCTCGTCCGGCTGGCCACCGTGCAAGCCCTGCAACAGGCCATGGAGCGGCAGGCGACCGATCCAACCCCGCTCCTCCGGCGCGCACTCGCCGACCCGGTTCGTAATGTCCGCATCGCCGCCGCATGGGCCCTCCGGGCTTCGTTGGACCCATCGCACCCGGCCCACCGGGAGCTCCAGGACCACCTCCGCTATCATGCCGACCAGCCATGGGGACAGTTTCAAATCGGACTCTACCACCGGGACCGCGGCCGGCTCGATCAGGCCCGCTTCGCGTTGGAACGGGCCGTCGCTTGGGATCCCTCTTCCATCCCGCCGCGTGTGGCCCTGGCCACCGTGGCCAGCGCACTGGACGATCCCCATACCGCAGTGGAACAACTCGAAACCGCCAGCCGCCTGGCCCCCACCAACGCCGATGTGTTGTTTTTACTCGCCCTGGCCCTGCACGAAACCGGCAACCTCCCACGGGCACGCGAGTCCCTGGAACAAACCGTGCAACTGGACCCGAAACACGCCGGCGCCTGGTATAATCTCGGCCTTGCCCGCGCCGCCCTCGGCGACCTCCAACCCGCCCTCGACGCCCTGGGGACAGCCGAGACGCTTGAACCTGACAACCCGCGCATCCCCTTCGCCCGGGCCACCGTGCTGGCACGACTGCAACGATGGGAGGAAACCCGGGCCGCTGCTGCCCGGGCCTGGTCACTCGGACTGAACTCGCCCGAGGTCCGATCCTTCCTGCAGGCCGGTCCCGGGTCCGCCCCGCCCTGA